A genomic window from Elaeis guineensis isolate ETL-2024a chromosome 3, EG11, whole genome shotgun sequence includes:
- the LOC105041381 gene encoding probable carboxylesterase 2 produces the protein MDPSKEIAVDLLPLLRTYKDGRIERLYGSNDFVPPSLDTATGVTSKDVLIDPHTNLSARLFLPDLTSLGPSQKLPVLIYYHGGGFCVQSPFSPLYHNFVNSVVVEAKVIAVSVNYRLAPEHPLPAAYEDAARALQWVAAHAEGPGPEPWLAQRGEISRVFLAGDSAGANIAHNMAMRAKARIEGLVLIHPHFWGSERLGCEKDRADKPFLEAEVVDRLWPFAWGSAVESDDPQVNPMAEGAPSLAGLGCGRVLVAVAERDVLRDRGRAYCKALRGSGWSGVVELLETEGEDHVFHLLNPCCDKAVEMMARLAGFLREWRVDDGTKMSITNGSR, from the coding sequence CATCGAACGCCTCTACGGCAGCAACGACTTCGTCCCACCCTCCCTCGACACTGCCACCGGCGTCACCTCCAAAGACGTCCTCATCGATCCCCATACCAACTTATCCGCCCGTCTCTTCCTTCCCGACCTCACCTCCCTCGGCCCTTCCCAGAAGCTCCCCGTCCTCATTTACTACCATGGCGGCGGCTTCTGCGTCCAGAGTCCCTTCTCGCCCCTCTACCATAACTTCGTCAACTCCGTCGTGGTCGAAGCCAAGGTGATCGCCGTGTCAGTGAACTATCGTCTGGCGCCGGAGCACCCGCTCCCGGCGGCCTACGAGGACGCGGCGCGTGCGCTCCAGTGGGTGGCGGCCCACGCCGAGGGGCCTGGGCCCGAGCCATGGCTCGCCCAGCGGGGGGAAATCTCGCGCGTGTTCTTGGCCGGCGACAGTGCCGGCGCAAACATCGCTCACAATATGGCGATGCGGGCGAAGGCGAGGATCGAAGGGTTGGTGCTGATCCACCCGCACTTCTGGGGGTCGGAGCGGTTGGGTTGCGAGAAGGACCGGGCTGACAAGCCGTTTCTGGAGGCGGAGGTGGTGGACCGGCTGTGGCCTTTCGCGTGGGGAAGCGCGGTGGAGAGCGACGACCCGCAGGTGAACCCAATGGCGGAGGGGGCACCAAGCCTGGCGGGGCTGGGGTGTGGGCGGGTGCTGGTGGCCGTGGCGGAGAGGGATGTGCTGAGGGACAGGGGGAGGGCGTATTGCAAGGCGTTGAGGGGGAGTGGGTGGAGTGGGGTGGTGGAGCTGCTGGAGACCGAGGGGGAGGACCATGTGTTTCATCTGCTCAACCCTTGTTGCGACAAGGCGGTGGAGATGATGGCGCGGTTGGCGGGTTTCCTTCGTGAGTGGCGGGTCGACGACGGTACGAAAATGAGTATCACAAACGGCTCCCGCTAG